One Setaria italica strain Yugu1 chromosome II, Setaria_italica_v2.0, whole genome shotgun sequence DNA segment encodes these proteins:
- the LOC101771041 gene encoding uncharacterized protein LOC101771041, with product MACRLCQRHDVLRVGAIFASGLLRTIRFLQLHWDQLADDIEVGSLTPRVTDSFVREAVAGILLPDQELARFLGRGGSASEGGKTTLSGFGGGAGAGVDTKVLHAFQTSFVQSLQDQNRVLINEINQNHESKVPSNLSYNIGLIRELNNNQPRTGHIRHVVDLYADLSSLLAAAGGGYVAFEGGSVGTLFEVAYHLSQISIIGP from the exons ATGGCCTGCAGGCTATGCCAGCGCCACGACGTGCTCCGCGTGGGCGCCATCTTCGCATCGGGCCTCCTCCGCACCATCCGCTTCCTGCAGCTCCACTGGGATCAGCTCGCCGATGACATCGAGGTCGGGTCGCTGACCCCACGCGTCACCGACTCATTCGTCCGCGAGGCCGTGgccggcatcctcctcccggaCCAGGAGCTCGCCCGGTTCCTGGGCAG AGGAGGGAGCGCATCCGAGGGTGGCAAGACGACGCTGTCGggtttcggcggcggcgccggcgccggcgtggacACCAAGGTGCTGCACGCGTTCCAGACGAGCTTCGTGCAGAGCCTGCAGGACCAGAACCGCGTCCTCATCAACGAGATCAACCAGAACCACGAGTCCAAGGTGCCCAGCAACCTCTCCTACAACATCGGCCTCATCCGGGAGCTGAACAATAACcaacct cgaacaggccacaTCCGCCACGTCGTTGATCTCTACGCCGACCTCTCCTCACTcttagccgccgccggcggcggctacgTGGCCTTCGAGGGCGGATCCGTCGGCACC CTTTTTGAAGTTGCTTATCATCTGTCTCAGATCAGCATCATCGGACCATGA